The stretch of DNA TGGCGCGCTCTTGCAGCAGCAGGGCCTGTTGCTGCACAGCATCGATGCGATCGAACAGCGTGTTCATTGGGCCTTCCCTTGGCGGCAGTCGCTGAGGGCCTGGCGCAGTTGGGCATTGGTCTGGGTGAGCTCGGCGGTGCGGGCGGCGATCAGCGCCTTGAGATCGGCCTGGGCCGCCGGTGGCTGGGGCTCTAGTCGGTGCGGCGAGATCTCCCGCAGCGACCAGAGAATGGTGGCGCTCTGCTGGCTGTTGGGGCGGCTGTCCTGGAGGATGTTGGTGGCGATCGCCACCCGCACCATCTCTCCCCGCCGCGATTTGAGGCTGACTTCCCAGGCGCGGTTGGGGTCGGGCTGGGCCAGCCGCCGCTGAAACTCTAACCAGTCATTCTGCTCGATCAGCACCATTAGCGGTTTGCCCACCAGCCCCGCCTGGGGCAGGGCAAACAACCGCTCTGCCGCCCGATTGGCGTGGTAGATTTTGCCGGTTTCGTCCGTGACCAAGTAGCCGTCGGGGGCCAGCTCAAACAGGGTGCGGTAGCGCTGGCGTTCGAGCTCGACCTGGTGGCGGGTGTCGCTGAGCACCTGGTTTTGCTGGTGCAGCTCGGCATCGACCGCCTGCAGCTCTTCGAGCACAAAGTACAGATCCTTGAGGGCCAGCTCCAGCAGGGACGGATCGACGGGGTTGGTGGTGGCCTGCTCCCGCAGCCGCAGGGCCCGCTGATAGACTGCCTCGATTTGGCGAGAGATACTCATAGGCCAGGCTCCCTGGGGACGGGGCAGTCATTCAAAATAGTAACCGTTGGCTCCTCCCTCAAGGGTTTGATTTAAGGGCCTGAACTAATGGCCTGAGTTAATGGCCTGAGTTAATGGCCTGATTTAAGCTTAGGAAATAGCGCTTTCTTTTCTAATTTTATTATACCAAAATATATCAATAAGTACAGTTGCTTATGGAGCGAACTTTTCACATTTTTGTGAGCATGGTCACTAATATTTATTGACTTTATAGCGGTTCCCTGTCGGGTGAGGTGCATCTTAACGTAGTAGGGTGTGTTGTGGCGAAGCCCAACGCACCACAGGGTCTGGGCTTGGTACATTACGCCAGGCGATGACGCACCCTACGATTCTGTCCTTCAACCGCGTGAGAACCGCTATAGATCATAATTGCTGCCAATTTGCCGCTGATTCATTGGCTATTGTTGCCCCACGGCGAGTATGAACCTATACAATTCATACGCTAAATCAATCTTTTGTAAAGCTGAGTCCAACAATCAGGCGGCTAAACCATCTCAGCCAAACTTTTAAAAGCTCCTGATTGCCTGACAAAATCAGTTAAGGGCTGTCATTAATTTGACTCTGAATAAATGAAAATCAAAGGTTGCAGTCCATAGGCTGTTGTGGGGAGCGGGAACCGGAGGGGAGGGGCGGATCGACTCCCTTCACCTTCTGGGAGATGGGTTAGGGGATGAGGGGGCGGCCAGAGTCAGCGTGGAATGCACCTGATTGCCTGACACATCTCCAATGTAGATTGGGTGCAGCGCAGCAGAACCCAACATCTGCCGAGGATTTTGGGCTGGTTGGGTTCTGCGATCGCGCCACCCAACCTAGGAGCAATCAAAGCTTTTCGGCGTTGTGTCAGTCAGCCAGGGAATGCACTCAAGTGCGCTGGCTCTGGCGTTGGGTGCCACAGCGTTTTACCCGGCCAACCTCTAGCGTTTTCTCCCTTAACTAGCGTTTGTCAGTTAAGCAGATTGCTCACTCGCCCTGGGCGGCAGCGTCGCTCGGCACGGTTTCGATCGCCAGCAGCACCAGGTCATCGCCGTTGACCTGGGCCATCTTGCGGGCGTTGAGCCGCATGGTCTGGAGGCCGATGGTCTCAAAGCGGTGCACCACTTCAAAATTCTCGACCTGGCGGTTTTGGGGGAGTAGTTCCTGGAGCAGCGATCGCAGCTGAGGGATATCCCACTGGCCGTTGCCCAGCTCAAAAATCAGCTGCCCCTCGGTGTCGCCGGGGCTGACCTGAAAGGTCTGATAAAACTGCCGATTGGCCGTCACCACGCGCAGGTCTTGATCGAGCACCACCAGGGCTTCGCGCACGGTCTGCACAATGGCGTCGGCGTAGTCGCGGGCCTGGCGCAGCTGGTCGGCGCTGCGCTTAAGGCTGTCGATGTCTACCAGCACCACCACCGCTCCATC from Leptolyngbya sp. KIOST-1 encodes:
- a CDS encoding PAS domain-containing protein codes for the protein MSISRQIEAVYQRALRLREQATTNPVDPSLLELALKDLYFVLEELQAVDAELHQQNQVLSDTRHQVELERQRYRTLFELAPDGYLVTDETGKIYHANRAAERLFALPQAGLVGKPLMVLIEQNDWLEFQRRLAQPDPNRAWEVSLKSRRGEMVRVAIATNILQDSRPNSQQSATILWSLREISPHRLEPQPPAAQADLKALIAARTAELTQTNAQLRQALSDCRQGKAQ